A genomic window from Caldicellulosiruptor kronotskyensis 2002 includes:
- a CDS encoding tyrosine-type recombinase/integrase, with the protein MPKRSVIKMDWREALQQFLFYKRAEGRSELTLRDYEYHVTHFFDLYPNCFHDEQQLKKCLYEYLSQPIKPATYNLRLTYLKAFFKWCVEENILKSNPLEGLPKKKAEGRIVNIDTEILEKLLKLPDKNTFCGLRDYALILLTLDTGIRPKEAFSLLIEHFDFKTLQVFIPSDAAKTRVSRVLPILPVTANAVKKLIAVRHPEWDEKVPVFCTVTGRPLTRDIWNDRMEMYSKKLGVKIRPYDLRHTFALLYLKNGGYELSLQKTLGHTTLEMTKRYVHFTQNDLREINNTASPLNMLLQQTKRVKNKLTR; encoded by the coding sequence ATGCCCAAAAGAAGCGTTATTAAAATGGATTGGCGGGAAGCCTTACAGCAATTCCTGTTTTACAAGCGTGCTGAAGGGAGAAGTGAATTAACGCTTAGAGATTATGAATACCATGTAACACACTTTTTTGACCTTTACCCTAACTGTTTTCATGACGAACAACAACTTAAAAAGTGTTTGTATGAGTATCTTTCCCAGCCTATCAAACCAGCAACATACAATTTGAGATTGACTTACCTTAAAGCCTTTTTTAAATGGTGTGTTGAGGAGAACATACTTAAATCCAATCCTTTGGAAGGGCTTCCTAAGAAGAAAGCTGAGGGGCGAATTGTCAACATTGATACAGAAATTTTAGAGAAGCTTTTGAAGTTGCCAGATAAGAATACATTTTGCGGTTTGCGTGATTATGCTTTGATTTTGTTAACGTTAGACACAGGGATAAGACCAAAGGAAGCCTTCTCTCTCTTAATTGAACATTTTGACTTTAAGACGTTACAAGTTTTTATTCCCAGCGACGCAGCAAAAACAAGAGTGTCAAGGGTGTTGCCTATCCTACCAGTTACCGCAAACGCAGTAAAGAAACTGATAGCAGTAAGACATCCTGAATGGGATGAGAAAGTACCTGTTTTTTGTACAGTAACAGGCAGACCACTCACACGTGACATCTGGAATGACAGAATGGAAATGTACAGCAAAAAGTTGGGAGTCAAAATAAGACCTTATGATTTGCGACATACTTTCGCATTGTTGTATCTCAAAAACGGCGGTTATGAGTTAAGCTTGCAAAAGACGTTAGGACACACCACTTTGGAGATGACCAAGCGGTATGTCCACTTCACACAAAACGACCTGCGAGAGATAAACAACACAGCTTCCCCATTGAACATGTTATTGCAGCAAACAAAGAGAGTCAAGAACAAGTTGACAAGATAA
- a CDS encoding alpha/beta hydrolase family protein: MLEIFEKYFGKHNSLSENTKWGEEVSNQKTFDEQREIVDKLVSLLYLNLSLIFREDKKFESDHGEFKEEIIAGNLNGIHSEAVFLKPRNLNPPYPVVVILHDHGGFYYYGKERIYRQDNTKTFVNEYQKKFYSSLPWALEFVKNGFAVFSPDAFYFGKRRLPAELISLLTDDNSIDDLLNYEKGSYEYIRIFNKISSQLEPMMFKNINLYGTNWPSILLNEDLAWFNYLLQREDVDKNRIACMGFSLGGFRTLFLSSLRNEIKCSIIIAFMSEFRRMLGKTGRHTFMVHIPSFTRVLDLPDVAALIAPRKLFIMQCEYDSLFPKDAMQSSVERIKSYFMNFDCGNQFEYKFYPNGHEFNLNMQKDALEFMSRNL; encoded by the coding sequence ATGTTAGAAATTTTTGAGAAATACTTTGGAAAGCATAACAGCTTGTCTGAAAACACCAAGTGGGGAGAAGAAGTTTCAAATCAGAAAACTTTTGATGAGCAAAGAGAAATTGTAGATAAATTGGTGTCGCTTCTTTACCTGAATTTAAGCCTAATATTCAGGGAAGATAAAAAATTTGAGAGTGACCATGGTGAATTTAAAGAAGAGATTATAGCTGGAAATTTAAATGGTATTCACTCAGAAGCTGTGTTTTTAAAACCAAGGAATTTGAATCCACCTTATCCTGTGGTGGTTATTTTGCATGACCATGGTGGATTTTATTATTATGGTAAAGAAAGAATATACAGGCAAGACAATACCAAGACTTTTGTCAATGAATACCAGAAAAAATTTTATTCATCATTGCCGTGGGCGTTAGAGTTTGTAAAAAACGGATTTGCTGTATTTTCTCCCGATGCATTTTATTTTGGAAAAAGAAGGCTTCCTGCTGAGTTAATTAGTCTTTTAACAGATGACAACTCAATAGATGATCTTTTGAATTATGAAAAAGGTTCTTATGAGTACATCCGGATTTTCAATAAAATATCCTCACAGCTTGAACCTATGATGTTTAAGAATATCAATCTATATGGTACAAACTGGCCAAGTATTTTGTTAAACGAAGACTTGGCATGGTTTAACTATCTCTTGCAAAGAGAGGATGTAGACAAAAACAGAATTGCTTGCATGGGATTTTCCTTAGGGGGTTTTAGGACACTTTTTTTAAGTAGCCTCAGAAATGAAATAAAATGTAGCATCATCATTGCATTCATGTCAGAGTTTAGAAGAATGCTTGGCAAAACTGGGAGACATACTTTTATGGTTCATATTCCTAGTTTTACAAGGGTTCTTGACCTGCCTGATGTTGCAGCTTTGATTGCTCCAAGAAAACTCTTTATTATGCAGTGTGAGTATGATAGTCTCTTTCCAAAAGATGCAATGCAGTCTTCTGTAGAAAGAATAAAAAGTTACTTTATGAATTTTGATTGTGGTAACCAATTTGAATACAAATTTTATCCAAATGGGCATGAATTTAATTTAAATATGCAAAAAGATGCTTTGGAGTTTATGTCAAGGAATTTATAA
- a CDS encoding sensory rhodopsin transducer, protein MKHLGKKVWVIPDGYIPSEGSMSIPGHECLCIVNTGDSDAKVKITVFFEDREPIESDYFVVKARRTIHAWLNKPELIGGLIIPKEVPYSIVVESDKEIVVQMSRLDTRLGNMALLSVIGFPVE, encoded by the coding sequence ATGAAACACCTTGGCAAAAAGGTTTGGGTGATACCGGATGGTTACATTCCATCAGAAGGTTCAATGTCAATTCCTGGCCACGAATGTTTGTGCATTGTAAACACAGGGGATAGTGACGCAAAAGTAAAGATTACTGTGTTTTTTGAAGACAGAGAGCCAATTGAAAGTGACTATTTTGTTGTGAAAGCCCGAAGAACAATTCATGCATGGTTAAATAAGCCAGAACTGATAGGAGGTCTAATTATACCAAAAGAAGTTCCATATTCTATTGTTGTTGAAAGTGACAAAGAGATTGTTGTTCAAATGTCACGGCTTGACACAAGACTTGGCAATATGGCGCTTTTGAGCGTTATTGGATTTCCGGTTGAATAA
- a CDS encoding beta-galactosidase — MGKIKLKKFLHGGDYNPDQWTEDVWEKDIEYMKYYNVNAVSMPIFSWAQLQPNEDEFTFEWLDKIIDKLYSNGIHVILATPTASQPAWLSKKYPDVLPVDIHGRKRKHGARQNYCPNSPNFKNAARRIVEEMVKRYKDHPAVIMWHISNEYGPYCYCENCAKAFREWLKERYKTLDELNKRWNTAFWGHTFYDWDEIEVPSYLNEEFEYMPGRQKSSFQGLSLDYKRFMSDSLLNLYKMEVEIIKKYMPDIPVTTNLMGPFKPLDYHKWAKHMDIVSWDNYPSIKDSPSSIAFKHDLMRGLKRDQSWILMEQTPSQTNWQWYNSAKRPGMIRLLSYHAIAHGADSVLYFQWRQSVASCEKFHSAMVPHVGHLETRVSKELKKIGDEILRLDEILESTTKSEVALLFDWENWWALEESMGFRNDISYLEHVDAYYRALYKLKTNVDVVDPKEELTRYKLVVAPLLYLLDQESAKNIENYVKNGGIFITTYLSGLVDENDRVILGGYPGWFRKLCGIWVEEIDALFPDMKNAIILAKPIGILDGKYECDFICDIIHLEGARALAYYEQDYYCGMPAVVENNYGNGKAIYIGTRPEKRFIEGLVKFYAEKAGIQPILPVPEGVEVTKREKNGNEYVFLLNFNGYDVNIELKDEYYELITQKVLGGKATLAPKEVMILRRLKD, encoded by the coding sequence ATGGGCAAAATAAAGCTGAAAAAATTTTTGCATGGTGGAGACTACAATCCAGACCAGTGGACAGAGGATGTGTGGGAAAAGGACATTGAATATATGAAATACTATAATGTAAATGCAGTTTCTATGCCAATATTTTCGTGGGCACAGCTTCAGCCAAATGAAGATGAATTTACATTTGAATGGCTTGACAAAATAATTGATAAGCTCTATTCAAATGGTATTCATGTCATCTTGGCAACACCTACGGCTTCTCAGCCAGCATGGCTTTCAAAAAAGTATCCTGACGTGCTGCCTGTTGATATTCACGGGAGAAAGAGAAAGCACGGAGCAAGGCAGAATTACTGCCCAAACAGTCCAAACTTCAAAAATGCAGCAAGAAGAATTGTTGAAGAGATGGTAAAAAGGTATAAAGACCATCCTGCAGTTATAATGTGGCATATCAGTAACGAGTATGGGCCTTACTGCTACTGTGAAAACTGTGCTAAAGCCTTTAGAGAGTGGTTAAAAGAAAGATATAAAACATTAGATGAGCTCAACAAAAGATGGAACACAGCTTTCTGGGGACATACATTTTATGATTGGGATGAGATAGAAGTTCCATCATATCTGAACGAAGAGTTTGAATATATGCCTGGAAGGCAGAAAAGCTCATTCCAGGGACTTTCGCTTGATTACAAGAGGTTTATGTCAGACAGCCTTCTGAATCTTTATAAAATGGAAGTTGAGATTATCAAAAAATACATGCCAGATATCCCTGTTACAACAAACCTGATGGGCCCATTTAAGCCTCTTGACTATCACAAATGGGCAAAACATATGGATATTGTATCATGGGACAATTACCCATCGATAAAAGATTCTCCAAGTTCTATTGCTTTCAAGCATGACCTCATGAGAGGGCTCAAAAGAGACCAATCGTGGATTTTGATGGAACAAACGCCGAGCCAGACAAATTGGCAGTGGTACAACTCTGCAAAAAGACCTGGTATGATACGGCTTTTGAGCTATCATGCGATTGCACATGGAGCTGACTCTGTGCTTTATTTCCAGTGGAGACAGTCAGTTGCTTCATGCGAAAAGTTTCACTCTGCAATGGTTCCGCATGTTGGGCACCTTGAGACGAGAGTGAGCAAAGAGCTTAAAAAGATTGGCGACGAAATTTTACGCTTGGATGAGATTTTGGAGTCAACAACTAAGAGCGAGGTTGCACTTTTATTTGACTGGGAAAACTGGTGGGCGCTTGAAGAGAGTATGGGATTTAGAAATGATATATCTTACCTTGAACATGTAGATGCGTACTACAGAGCTCTATATAAGTTGAAAACAAATGTGGATGTTGTTGACCCGAAAGAAGAGTTAACAAGGTACAAGCTTGTTGTTGCACCACTTTTGTATCTTCTCGACCAAGAAAGTGCAAAGAACATAGAAAATTATGTAAAAAACGGTGGAATATTTATTACAACATATCTATCAGGACTTGTTGATGAAAACGACAGAGTAATTCTTGGTGGCTATCCGGGTTGGTTCAGGAAGCTTTGTGGTATATGGGTTGAGGAGATTGATGCGCTTTTCCCTGATATGAAAAATGCAATTATACTTGCAAAACCTATTGGCATCCTTGATGGAAAATACGAATGTGATTTTATATGCGATATTATTCACCTTGAGGGTGCAAGGGCGCTTGCATACTATGAGCAGGATTATTACTGCGGAATGCCAGCTGTTGTTGAAAATAATTATGGAAATGGAAAGGCGATTTATATTGGAACAAGACCAGAAAAAAGGTTTATAGAAGGTCTTGTTAAGTTCTACGCTGAAAAGGCTGGTATACAACCAATATTACCTGTGCCGGAAGGTGTTGAAGTAACAAAAAGAGAAAAGAATGGGAATGAATATGTGTTTCTTTTGAATTTCAATGGTTATGATGTAAATATTGAGCTTAAAGATGAGTATTATGAGCTTATAACACAGAAGGTTTTGGGCGGAAAAGCTACTCTTGCACCGAAGGAGGTTATGATACTGAGAAGATTAAAAGATTAA
- a CDS encoding putative DNA modification/repair radical SAM protein, with translation MDILEKLEVLGAAAKYDVSCASSGSKREKHFGIGSTFSAGICHSWTDDGRCISLLKILFTNECIFDCAYCINRKSNDIKRATFTPQEIAELTINFYKRNYIEGLFLSSAIKNSPDWTMEMLFRTVWLLRYKYQFNGYIHVKAIPYASLDLIRKTGFLVDRMSVNIELPSEKSLRLLCPNKTKESILKPMEFITKVAEEEKNFVSAGQSTQMIIGATDDSDYKIINLSQHLYKKFKLKRVYYSAYTPVNHDPRILKVDSPPLLREHRLYQADWLIRVYNFSADELFKSKDENLDLEVDPKVMWALRNLDKFPIEISKASYEQLIRVPGIGIKSARRIIKNRVFHSLDFEDLKKMGVVLKRAKYFITCNGKTFERFLIDLPPEKIKQKLTDKNSLQKPQQLSFFDREVFTSVITGEI, from the coding sequence ATGGATATACTTGAAAAACTTGAGGTTCTTGGTGCTGCTGCAAAGTATGATGTTTCGTGCGCGTCAAGCGGAAGCAAAAGGGAAAAACATTTTGGAATTGGCTCAACGTTTTCTGCAGGTATTTGCCACAGCTGGACAGATGATGGGCGTTGTATTTCTCTTTTGAAGATTCTTTTTACCAATGAGTGTATCTTTGACTGTGCCTATTGTATAAATAGAAAGAGCAATGATATAAAACGGGCCACATTTACGCCTCAAGAGATAGCTGAGCTGACCATAAACTTTTATAAGAGAAACTATATAGAGGGTCTTTTTCTGAGCTCTGCCATCAAAAATTCTCCTGACTGGACAATGGAGATGCTTTTTCGAACAGTTTGGCTTTTGAGATATAAATATCAGTTCAATGGATATATACACGTTAAAGCTATTCCCTATGCATCACTTGATTTAATAAGAAAAACTGGATTTTTGGTTGACAGAATGAGTGTCAATATTGAACTTCCATCTGAAAAGAGCTTAAGGCTTTTGTGTCCCAATAAAACAAAAGAGAGTATATTAAAGCCTATGGAGTTTATAACAAAAGTAGCTGAAGAAGAGAAAAATTTTGTATCAGCTGGCCAGAGCACTCAGATGATAATTGGTGCAACAGATGACAGTGATTATAAAATAATCAACTTAAGCCAGCACCTTTACAAAAAGTTTAAGCTCAAAAGGGTATACTATTCTGCATACACGCCTGTAAATCACGACCCAAGAATATTGAAAGTGGACAGTCCACCGCTTTTGCGTGAACACAGACTCTATCAGGCAGACTGGCTGATTAGAGTTTACAACTTTTCTGCTGATGAGCTTTTTAAAAGCAAGGATGAGAACCTTGACCTTGAGGTTGATCCAAAAGTGATGTGGGCGCTGAGAAACCTTGATAAATTCCCAATTGAGATAAGTAAAGCAAGTTATGAACAGCTGATAAGAGTGCCTGGCATTGGAATAAAAAGTGCAAGGAGGATAATAAAAAACAGGGTATTTCATTCTCTGGATTTTGAGGATTTAAAAAAGATGGGTGTTGTTCTAAAAAGAGCAAAATATTTTATAACTTGCAACGGCAAGACATTTGAAAGGTTTTTGATTGATTTGCCACCTGAGAAAATAAAGCAAAAACTTACAGATAAAAATTCTTTACAAAAACCTCAGCAGCTTTCGTTTTTTGATAGGGAAGTATTTACATCTGTGATAACAGGGGAGATTTAA
- a CDS encoding TIGR03915 family putative DNA repair protein gives MYKIFLYDGTFEGFMCAAFHIISEGIDKDRAIIVSKNEYQPMFIDSVREVQSDLKAFLEMRKGIIEKTDCSVFKKIYYAFLSDTEDKESYILRYLFLLFTHGKKIKYLYSDDIVNAVEKMAKNVSREIGKYMGLIRFCETNEGFLYAKFEPKNDIIKPIAYFFKNRLNEFCWAIHDVKRNKVAIYDRKKVQFLICNTLKLKVTHQEEMFQMLWKKYFKSMVIEERKNLKLQQQNMPKRYWKYLVEKN, from the coding sequence GTGTATAAAATATTTTTGTATGACGGAACATTCGAAGGTTTTATGTGTGCGGCATTTCATATAATTTCTGAAGGTATAGATAAAGATAGGGCTATAATTGTTTCAAAAAATGAGTACCAACCGATGTTCATAGACAGTGTAAGAGAGGTTCAAAGTGATTTAAAAGCGTTTTTAGAAATGAGGAAAGGCATAATTGAAAAAACTGATTGCAGTGTTTTCAAAAAGATTTACTATGCATTTTTGTCAGATACTGAAGACAAAGAGAGTTATATTTTGAGATATCTATTTTTGTTATTTACCCATGGCAAAAAGATAAAGTATCTTTACAGTGATGATATAGTAAATGCAGTTGAAAAGATGGCAAAAAACGTTAGCAGGGAAATAGGAAAGTATATGGGGCTTATTAGGTTTTGTGAGACAAATGAAGGATTTCTTTATGCCAAGTTTGAACCCAAAAACGACATCATAAAACCAATTGCATATTTTTTTAAAAATAGGCTGAATGAATTTTGCTGGGCTATCCATGATGTGAAGCGAAACAAAGTTGCTATTTACGATAGAAAAAAAGTCCAGTTTTTAATTTGCAATACCTTAAAATTAAAAGTAACTCATCAAGAAGAGATGTTTCAGATGCTGTGGAAGAAGTATTTCAAATCTATGGTAATCGAAGAGCGAAAAAATCTAAAACTTCAGCAGCAGAACATGCCCAAAAGATATTGGAAGTATCTTGTAGAAAAAAATTAG
- a CDS encoding NAD(P)/FAD-dependent oxidoreductase encodes MNTKYDVIIVGAGPCGIFTAYELVKTSYMAKVVIFEKGRDIESRECPKRVTNVCSGCKPCNITTGFSGAGAFSDGKLSLSPNVGGRIQEFIGQNRTIELIKYVDSIYLENGADTKVYGTNSQVIEEIKRKATVANLMLVESPIRHLGTEEAKKIYKRLQDFLLSNNIEIKFRTPVKDLIVEDGKVAGVVAEDGSIYYAKNVVICVGREGASWLSKIIEKYNIPCENNRVDIGVRVETPNHIWKGITEHLYESKFIYYTKTFDDKVRTFCMNPGGYVAVEHYDNLAVVNGHSYKNIKSNNTNFALLVSKHFTDPFKDSIKYGKYIAELANMLSGGKVLVQRYGDFIRGRRSNEERIKRNSVVPTLTDAVAGDLSLVLPYRIMLDIKEMIEALDYVVQGVASFDTLLYGVEVKFYSNEVKVKNNFECLTIQNLYFGGDGAGITRGLMQASVNGVLIAREIASKL; translated from the coding sequence ATGAACACAAAGTATGATGTTATTATTGTAGGGGCAGGACCATGTGGGATATTTACGGCGTATGAACTTGTAAAAACTTCTTATATGGCAAAGGTTGTAATATTTGAGAAAGGAAGGGACATCGAGTCAAGAGAGTGTCCAAAGAGAGTTACAAATGTTTGTAGTGGCTGCAAACCCTGCAATATAACAACTGGATTTTCGGGTGCAGGTGCATTTTCTGATGGGAAGCTGTCGCTGTCACCAAATGTTGGCGGCAGAATTCAAGAATTTATTGGGCAAAACAGGACAATAGAGCTCATAAAGTACGTAGATAGCATATACCTTGAAAATGGGGCAGACACTAAGGTATATGGTACAAATAGTCAGGTGATTGAGGAAATAAAAAGGAAGGCAACTGTTGCAAATCTCATGCTTGTTGAAAGTCCAATAAGACATCTTGGTACCGAAGAGGCAAAAAAGATATACAAAAGACTCCAGGATTTTCTCCTCAGCAATAACATTGAGATAAAATTCAGAACACCTGTAAAAGACTTGATTGTAGAAGACGGAAAAGTGGCAGGAGTTGTTGCTGAGGATGGCAGTATATACTATGCAAAAAATGTTGTGATATGTGTTGGACGTGAAGGCGCAAGCTGGCTTTCGAAGATAATAGAAAAGTACAATATCCCGTGTGAGAATAACAGGGTTGACATAGGTGTGAGAGTAGAGACACCAAATCATATATGGAAGGGTATAACTGAGCATCTGTATGAGAGCAAGTTCATATACTATACAAAAACATTTGATGACAAGGTAAGAACATTTTGCATGAACCCGGGCGGGTATGTTGCCGTTGAGCACTATGACAACTTGGCAGTAGTTAACGGTCACAGCTACAAGAATATAAAGAGCAACAACACAAACTTTGCACTGCTTGTATCAAAACATTTTACAGACCCATTCAAAGATAGTATAAAATATGGCAAATACATTGCAGAACTTGCAAACATGCTCTCAGGAGGCAAAGTACTTGTTCAAAGGTATGGTGATTTTATAAGAGGTAGAAGGTCAAACGAGGAGAGGATAAAAAGAAACTCTGTTGTACCAACGCTTACAGATGCTGTTGCCGGTGATTTGAGCTTAGTTTTGCCATACCGAATAATGCTTGACATAAAAGAGATGATTGAAGCTTTGGACTATGTAGTGCAGGGAGTTGCATCGTTTGATACGCTGCTTTACGGTGTTGAGGTTAAGTTTTATTCAAACGAGGTAAAAGTCAAGAACAATTTTGAGTGTTTGACAATTCAAAACCTTTATTTTGGTGGCGATGGAGCAGGAATTACAAGAGGACTTATGCAGGCGAGTGTAAATGGAGTTTTGATTGCCCGCGAGATTGCAAGTAAATTATAA
- a CDS encoding PHP domain-containing protein, whose translation MIDLHVHTTFSDGTLTPQEVVKLAKEKRLFAIAITDHDTTDGVIHAIDEGNRLGIKVVSGVEISADFEIEMHILGLFIDINNEFLQQKLRMLEKFRKERNPKIIEKLRKMGYEISIDEVEKLSSGEMIGRPHIAKVLVKKGYFSSTKEVFEKLLGFGKPAYVKKDKLKPQEAIEAIKKAGGLAILAHPHKYLYLDEGSENVFLELKEYGLDGLEVFHSDHSQKETEVLLEIAKKLELAISGGSDFHGENKPEICLGVGKGNLKIDDEIFYMLESRVQKQ comes from the coding sequence ATGATTGATCTTCATGTTCACACAACATTTTCAGATGGGACACTTACTCCTCAAGAGGTTGTAAAGCTTGCTAAAGAAAAAAGGCTTTTTGCAATTGCCATAACTGACCATGATACAACAGATGGTGTAATACATGCCATCGATGAGGGAAACAGGCTTGGGATTAAAGTGGTCAGCGGTGTTGAGATAAGCGCTGATTTTGAGATAGAAATGCATATTTTAGGGCTTTTTATAGATATTAACAATGAATTCTTGCAGCAAAAGCTAAGGATGCTTGAAAAGTTCAGAAAAGAAAGAAACCCTAAGATAATTGAAAAACTGAGGAAAATGGGATATGAAATTTCGATTGATGAAGTAGAAAAGTTATCTTCGGGAGAGATGATAGGAAGACCTCATATTGCCAAGGTGCTTGTCAAAAAAGGATATTTTTCAAGCACAAAAGAGGTTTTTGAAAAACTTTTGGGTTTTGGGAAACCTGCTTATGTGAAAAAGGATAAGTTAAAACCTCAAGAGGCAATTGAGGCAATAAAAAAAGCAGGCGGACTTGCTATACTGGCACATCCTCATAAGTATTTATATCTGGATGAGGGAAGTGAAAATGTATTTTTGGAGCTAAAAGAATATGGGCTTGACGGGCTTGAGGTTTTCCACTCAGATCACAGCCAAAAAGAGACAGAAGTGCTTTTGGAGATTGCTAAAAAACTTGAGCTTGCTATAAGTGGCGGTAGTGACTTTCACGGAGAAAACAAACCAGAGATTTGTTTAGGGGTTGGGAAAGGAAATTTAAAGATAGATGACGAAATTTTCTACATGTTAGAAAGCAGGGTACAAAAACAATGA